Proteins co-encoded in one Malus sylvestris chromosome 9, drMalSylv7.2, whole genome shotgun sequence genomic window:
- the LOC126582873 gene encoding uncharacterized protein LOC126582873, whose amino-acid sequence MACGIPICVQCGTRSNPCRCKVVGPTLGFLAFVGAAIVEWPVGALVYCFRHMKGRRIMAHPATVVYPSVNRAIPI is encoded by the coding sequence ATGGCTTGTGGAATTCCAATCTGCGTGCAGTGTGGGACTAGGAGCAACCCGTGCAGGTGCAAGGTGGTGGGGCCAACCCTGGGGTTTTTGGCATTTGTTGGAGCTGCCATTGTGGAGTGGCCTGTTGGGGCTCTTGTTTACTGCTTCAGGCACATGAAGGGTCGCAGAATCATGGCTCATCCGGCAACCGTTGTTTACCCATCGGTCAATAGGGCCATTCCTATTTGA